The following coding sequences are from one Rhodopirellula islandica window:
- a CDS encoding sulfatase family protein encodes MAGFPTSRPSELLNMRTALSQARPFLAALLCAALGGPIAQAADQLPPTPQRDGVEPRNVVFILTDDHRFDAMGCAGHPFLETPHLDSIAANGTHLKNAFVTTSLCSPSRASILTGLYTHKHRVIDNNRVVPDGTLFFPQYLQRAGYDTAFVGKWHMGGHHDDPRPGFDHWVSFRGQGNYLPPGPKYTLNVNGERVKQKGYITDELTDYAVDWLKERDDDKPFFLYLSHKAVHSNFTPAKRHQGRYADADLSFLPTGKELSADKNTPRWVRDQKNSWHGIDFSYHSDKGLDYLYRRYCESVLAVDDSVGRVLQQLKDMGIHDDTLVIYMGDNGFMWGEHGLIDKRVSYEASIRVPMLMQCPNLFEGGKPIENVIGNIDVGPTVLHAAGLQTPDYMDGQSFLDLPNDRDADWRKYFLYVYYWEKNFPQTPTQFALRGDRFKYITYYGLWDTDELYDLQTDPDELNNLIHDPDYQSVAKEMENQLYEMLGDEGGMDIPMNQPRGGSNNKRWVEQGGSAAADFPKAFVVEEPLNRNAN; translated from the coding sequence ATGGCGGGCTTCCCCACATCCCGCCCCTCAGAATTGTTGAACATGCGCACCGCACTTTCACAAGCCCGCCCGTTTCTAGCTGCGCTGCTCTGCGCGGCTTTGGGCGGCCCCATTGCCCAGGCCGCCGACCAGCTTCCTCCCACTCCCCAGCGTGATGGGGTCGAACCTCGCAACGTGGTTTTCATCCTGACCGATGACCATCGCTTCGACGCCATGGGTTGCGCCGGCCATCCGTTTCTCGAAACACCGCACCTCGATTCGATCGCGGCCAACGGAACGCACCTCAAAAATGCGTTTGTCACCACCAGTTTGTGCTCGCCCAGCCGCGCCTCGATTTTGACCGGTTTGTACACACACAAGCACCGTGTGATCGACAACAACCGAGTGGTTCCCGACGGCACATTGTTCTTTCCTCAATACTTGCAACGGGCGGGATACGACACGGCCTTCGTGGGCAAATGGCACATGGGTGGGCACCACGATGACCCGCGTCCCGGATTTGATCATTGGGTCAGCTTCCGAGGGCAGGGCAACTACTTGCCACCAGGTCCCAAGTACACCCTGAACGTCAACGGCGAACGGGTCAAGCAAAAGGGTTACATCACCGATGAATTGACGGACTACGCCGTCGATTGGTTGAAAGAGCGAGACGACGACAAGCCGTTTTTTCTCTACTTGTCCCACAAAGCTGTTCACTCGAACTTCACCCCCGCCAAGCGCCATCAAGGACGTTACGCTGATGCTGATCTCAGTTTCCTGCCGACGGGAAAAGAGCTTTCCGCTGACAAAAACACACCGCGTTGGGTGAGAGACCAGAAGAACAGTTGGCACGGAATCGACTTTTCGTATCACAGCGACAAAGGACTCGACTATCTCTATCGCCGCTATTGCGAGTCCGTGCTCGCGGTGGACGACAGCGTCGGTCGAGTCTTGCAGCAGCTCAAGGACATGGGCATTCACGACGACACGCTGGTCATCTACATGGGCGACAACGGATTCATGTGGGGCGAACACGGGTTGATCGACAAACGGGTTTCCTATGAGGCGTCAATTCGCGTCCCGATGTTGATGCAGTGCCCCAACTTGTTCGAGGGCGGCAAACCAATTGAGAACGTGATTGGAAACATCGACGTCGGACCGACCGTGTTGCATGCTGCTGGGTTGCAAACACCGGACTACATGGACGGGCAAAGCTTCCTTGACCTGCCGAACGATCGCGACGCCGATTGGCGGAAGTATTTCTTGTACGTGTACTACTGGGAAAAGAACTTCCCCCAAACGCCGACTCAATTTGCCTTGCGTGGAGATCGTTTCAAGTACATCACTTACTACGGATTGTGGGACACCGACGAACTCTATGATCTGCAAACCGACCCTGATGAGTTGAACAACTTGATCCACGACCCAGACTACCAATCGGTTGCCAAGGAGATGGAAAACCAGCTGTACGAGATGCTGGGCGACGAAGGCGGCATGGACATTCCCATGAACCAACCTCGTGGAGGATCCAACAACAAGCGTTGGGTTGAACAGGGTGGATCCGCGGCCGCTGACTTCCCCAAAGCCTTTGTGGTCGAGGAACCGCTCAACCGCAACGCAAACTGA
- a CDS encoding alpha/beta hydrolase, protein MITPADLLSTFRITPDGATHPRMVPPTKIERFDTRYNRDRRASKPVYHLEIAMHANSFWVGALAWASLFAVATGNASADDQSADQTQLQHSDLSQYRAADGKLKPIQSVADWMFRRQQIIAGAELAMGPLPQTEALPAFDTRITEDVWIGKVRRMTMTMAVDDSDRLPFDLYLPSSVAQFVNVNALTNVISSPKLPAVVALHPTGAAGKRIVAGQGGRPGRQYGIELAQRGYVVIAPDYPSFGEYADYDFKRDNYASGTMKAIANHRRCVDYLAELPIVDSERIGAIGHSLGGHNAIFLGVFDQRVKVMVSSCGWCPFHDYYGGQIEGWASERYMPRLRDEFQLAPDKVPFDFYELVAAMAPRTFVSVSPTHDANFDIRGVRKAIPVAAQIYSLFDAPEELILLTPDCEHDFTKNMRMESYSIIDRVLQHTPIEPEPATN, encoded by the coding sequence TTGATCACTCCTGCCGACCTGCTTAGCACCTTCCGGATCACCCCGGATGGTGCCACCCACCCCCGGATGGTGCCACCCACCAAAATCGAGCGATTCGATACTCGATACAACCGCGATCGGCGAGCGTCCAAGCCGGTTTACCATTTGGAGATTGCAATGCACGCGAATAGCTTTTGGGTTGGTGCTCTTGCTTGGGCCAGTTTGTTCGCTGTTGCGACTGGCAATGCGAGTGCCGATGACCAATCGGCTGACCAAACGCAATTGCAACACTCGGACCTGTCCCAGTACCGAGCCGCCGACGGCAAACTCAAACCAATCCAGTCGGTTGCCGACTGGATGTTCCGTCGCCAGCAAATCATCGCCGGGGCAGAGTTGGCAATGGGGCCGTTGCCACAAACCGAAGCCTTGCCTGCGTTTGACACTCGAATCACCGAAGACGTGTGGATAGGAAAAGTGCGTCGAATGACAATGACGATGGCTGTGGACGACTCGGATCGTCTGCCATTCGATCTGTACCTTCCCAGCTCCGTTGCACAGTTCGTGAACGTGAACGCGCTAACAAACGTCATTTCTTCACCCAAATTGCCAGCCGTTGTCGCCCTGCATCCCACGGGGGCAGCAGGGAAACGGATCGTTGCCGGCCAGGGTGGTCGACCGGGTCGACAGTATGGAATCGAGCTTGCACAGCGTGGCTATGTGGTCATCGCACCCGACTACCCGTCCTTTGGCGAGTACGCCGACTATGACTTCAAACGCGACAATTATGCATCGGGCACGATGAAGGCCATCGCCAATCATCGGCGATGCGTCGACTACCTTGCCGAGCTGCCGATCGTTGATTCCGAACGCATCGGTGCGATTGGGCATTCACTTGGAGGTCACAACGCCATTTTCCTGGGAGTGTTTGACCAACGAGTGAAGGTGATGGTCTCCAGTTGTGGCTGGTGTCCATTTCATGACTACTATGGCGGGCAAATCGAGGGCTGGGCAAGTGAACGGTACATGCCCCGACTGAGAGACGAGTTTCAATTGGCCCCCGACAAGGTTCCGTTTGATTTCTATGAATTGGTCGCCGCGATGGCACCACGAACCTTTGTATCGGTCTCCCCCACTCACGACGCAAATTTTGACATTCGCGGCGTCCGCAAGGCGATTCCAGTGGCTGCCCAAATCTATTCGCTGTTTGACGCCCCCGAGGAGTTGATCCTGTTGACTCCAGACTGCGAGCACGATTTCACAAAGAACATGCGAATGGAATCCTATTCCATCATCGATCGTGTTCTCCAGCACACACCCATCGAGCCTGAACCTGCGACCAACTGA
- a CDS encoding DUF1501 domain-containing protein: MKHSNAFHPLRGRFQSPLSRRDMLLRSGMGLGALGLNSVLADDNGTGDAVIGPHFGGKAKRVIQFFLNGGPSHVDTFDPKPALQKYAGRRLGETLTTERKTGAAFPSPFKFQRYGESGIEVSELFSKTAEHIDDIAVIRSMYAQVPNHEPSLMLMNCGDSVQTRPSAGAWVLYGLGAENKNLPGFIAMCPGGLPIKDAENWQSAFLPGSFQGTHIDTQHTQLSQLIENIEHPQISTPDQKRQLELLAKWNHQHQTPRVDQRLESRIQSYELAFRMQTEASDAFDIASETKHTRERYGDTVHGRQTLIARRLAERGVRYIQLWHGAGQPWDNHDNIADNHRKLAGEIDQPIAALLGDLKSRGMLEETLVVWGGEFGRTPTVELTGAGASKLGRDHNHYGFTVWMAGGGIKGGTVYGSTDEFGFKAEENPTSVHDLHATMLHALGLDHEKLTYRYSGRDFRLTDVHGNVLHDILA, from the coding sequence ATGAAACACTCAAACGCGTTCCATCCGCTGCGGGGCCGATTCCAATCGCCACTCAGCCGACGTGACATGCTGCTCCGGTCCGGTATGGGGTTGGGAGCCCTGGGGCTCAATTCAGTCCTGGCCGACGACAACGGCACCGGAGACGCAGTGATCGGCCCGCACTTTGGTGGGAAAGCCAAGCGAGTGATTCAGTTCTTTTTGAACGGCGGCCCCTCGCATGTCGACACATTCGATCCCAAACCCGCCTTGCAGAAGTATGCCGGCCGGCGACTTGGCGAAACCCTGACGACCGAACGCAAGACCGGAGCGGCGTTTCCATCGCCTTTCAAGTTTCAACGCTATGGTGAGTCAGGAATCGAAGTCAGCGAACTGTTTTCAAAGACAGCCGAGCACATCGACGACATCGCCGTGATCCGGTCCATGTACGCACAAGTGCCCAACCATGAGCCATCGTTGATGCTGATGAATTGCGGCGACTCCGTCCAGACACGCCCCAGCGCAGGGGCTTGGGTGCTGTACGGCCTGGGTGCGGAAAACAAGAACCTGCCCGGCTTCATCGCGATGTGTCCAGGTGGTCTGCCGATCAAGGACGCGGAGAATTGGCAGTCGGCCTTTCTTCCCGGTTCGTTTCAAGGCACCCACATCGACACTCAGCACACCCAGTTGAGTCAGTTGATCGAGAACATCGAACACCCACAGATCAGCACACCCGACCAGAAACGTCAGTTGGAACTGTTGGCCAAGTGGAATCACCAGCATCAAACCCCGCGGGTCGATCAACGTTTGGAATCCAGGATTCAGTCCTACGAGCTCGCGTTTCGGATGCAGACGGAGGCCAGTGACGCGTTTGACATCGCCAGTGAAACAAAGCACACGCGGGAGCGATACGGCGACACTGTGCACGGACGACAGACGCTGATCGCGCGACGGCTCGCGGAACGCGGGGTCCGCTACATCCAGTTGTGGCACGGGGCCGGTCAGCCCTGGGACAATCACGACAACATTGCTGACAACCATCGCAAACTCGCTGGAGAAATTGATCAGCCGATTGCCGCACTGCTGGGCGATCTCAAATCACGCGGCATGCTGGAGGAGACTTTGGTCGTGTGGGGAGGCGAATTCGGACGCACGCCAACGGTGGAACTGACCGGTGCTGGTGCATCGAAACTGGGGCGTGACCACAACCACTACGGATTCACCGTGTGGATGGCAGGAGGCGGCATCAAGGGTGGAACCGTCTACGGGTCAACGGACGAATTTGGTTTCAAAGCCGAAGAGAATCCAACCAGTGTGCACGACCTGCACGCCACGATGTTGCACGCCCTCGGTCTCGATCACGAAAAACTGACCTACCGCTACTCCGGACGAGACTTCCGCCTCACCGACGTCCACGGAAACGTCCTCCACGACATCCTCGCCTAA
- a CDS encoding PSD1 and planctomycete cytochrome C domain-containing protein — MERFASQSYFLRLLMRQPWTCSTVAIFACLAFCSMGRVLADDPADRFFEAEIRPILVEHCIACHGESEQSGGLRLDSKPALIQGGDSGPLLSGPLPSDVSADSLLLEAVRRSDNIAMPPDQPLDPPQVTAIETWVAMGMPWPESSSQLQSAAMENAKDHWAFQSVKNPLVPRLFANPTASKLQPSSGRAERNEGQTDREVVPHPIDAFVLRKLGEAGLSPSPESDRRTLIRRLSFTLTGLPPSPTDVDQFIASSSTDAYSDLVDRYLSSAQYGEHWARHWLDVARYSDTKGYVYAREERFWVHAWRYRDWVVNALNEDMAYDRFLLLQLAADQVESRRQKDLAAMGFLTVGRRFLGVNRDIMDDRIDVVTRGTLGLTVSCARCHDHKYDPIPTADYYSLYGVFNSCEEQLVSLNSPAGSEANADEAFKAELQKRETAFQQKLKSSREEASKRARSRVRDYLYAQTELDKYPPKGFDQIFEASDLLPAFVRRWEASLRTADRQRDPVFLPWHLFSKLPPDQFTEQASSVCDAIAVATPVEINPRVAAIFETPPTNFTEVIDRYGQLLSEVAADEPNQNAPADHRLWQVMFGLASPCHVPDEGIVHTEIFFDSSTTTALWKLQGEIDRWLIRSSQPPGYALILKDRPVPSEPRIFRRGNILTQGDDVPRQFLAVVSPSDRQPFQVGSGRLELAQNIIDESNPLTARVIVNRVWAHHFGTGLVTTPSDFGLRAERPSHPELLDWLAHWFIHEGWSLKKLHRLIVTSSTFRQSSLGPTGGADLQRAMESDPENRLLWRMNSRRLTFEQFRDSMLTATGEIDLQTGGKPADLFKAPSNVRRTLYGLVDRQFLPAILRVFDFANPDLHVPRRSQTTVPQQALFFMNHPLVLKRSQELASVCGEGAEPRQAIEQMFQRVLQRAATEAEVTDALQVASQAATESTPVRPTVADWSYGHGKYDEEAQRVQDFASLPHFTGQTWQGGPSWPDGKLGWVKLSAVGGHPGNTRNTACVRRWTAPDKMTVRIETELRHQVAAGDGVRGFIVSSEQGPLGAAKVHQSSAALNAEAIKVQKGETIDFVVDIDSVLNSDQFLWKVTITDMTEAVTTEPGTASDSEAAHSPNRETKTGAGDAIVWDSEADFPTDEANRLTPLEQLAQILFCSNEFLFVD, encoded by the coding sequence GCCGAGATTCGACCGATTTTGGTCGAGCACTGCATTGCTTGTCATGGAGAAAGCGAACAGAGCGGTGGCTTGCGTCTGGATTCGAAACCAGCGTTGATTCAGGGAGGTGACTCCGGGCCTCTACTCTCCGGACCGCTCCCTAGCGATGTGTCCGCCGACAGCCTGCTACTCGAAGCCGTCCGGCGAAGCGACAACATCGCAATGCCACCGGACCAACCGCTTGATCCACCGCAAGTCACCGCGATCGAAACGTGGGTCGCGATGGGCATGCCCTGGCCTGAAAGTTCGTCGCAACTGCAATCGGCCGCCATGGAAAATGCCAAGGACCACTGGGCGTTTCAAAGCGTCAAGAATCCTCTCGTGCCTCGGTTGTTTGCAAACCCAACCGCCTCCAAACTTCAACCTTCCTCTGGAAGGGCCGAGCGAAACGAGGGGCAGACCGATCGCGAAGTCGTCCCCCATCCAATCGACGCCTTCGTCCTCCGCAAACTCGGTGAGGCGGGACTGTCACCTTCCCCCGAGTCCGACCGGCGGACCTTGATTCGACGATTGTCATTCACTCTCACGGGTCTGCCACCAAGCCCCACCGATGTTGACCAGTTCATTGCGTCATCGTCCACGGACGCCTATTCAGACTTGGTCGATCGTTATCTTTCTTCCGCACAATACGGCGAACACTGGGCTCGTCATTGGTTGGACGTGGCTCGTTATTCCGACACCAAGGGGTACGTGTATGCGCGTGAAGAGCGTTTTTGGGTGCACGCGTGGCGTTACCGCGATTGGGTCGTCAATGCTCTGAACGAGGACATGGCTTACGACCGTTTCCTGCTGTTGCAATTGGCTGCCGACCAGGTCGAATCCAGGCGTCAGAAAGACTTGGCCGCCATGGGATTTTTGACCGTTGGTCGACGGTTCTTGGGGGTCAATCGTGACATCATGGATGACCGCATCGACGTGGTGACTCGCGGCACACTGGGGCTGACGGTCAGTTGCGCTCGTTGCCACGACCATAAATACGACCCGATCCCCACCGCCGACTACTACTCGTTGTACGGGGTCTTCAACAGCTGTGAGGAACAACTGGTTTCGCTGAATAGTCCCGCGGGCTCAGAAGCCAATGCTGATGAAGCGTTCAAAGCGGAGTTACAGAAACGCGAAACAGCATTCCAGCAAAAGCTGAAATCAAGTCGCGAAGAAGCATCCAAGCGAGCCCGCAGCCGGGTTCGAGATTACTTGTACGCTCAAACGGAACTGGACAAGTATCCGCCCAAGGGTTTCGATCAGATCTTCGAGGCCTCGGACCTGCTGCCGGCATTCGTGCGACGTTGGGAGGCATCCCTGAGAACAGCAGATCGCCAGCGTGATCCGGTGTTTCTGCCGTGGCATCTGTTTTCCAAATTGCCGCCGGATCAGTTCACCGAACAGGCATCATCGGTGTGCGACGCCATCGCTGTGGCGACACCTGTGGAGATCAATCCTCGCGTTGCCGCCATCTTTGAGACGCCGCCAACCAACTTCACCGAGGTCATCGATCGTTACGGACAGTTGTTGTCGGAGGTCGCTGCCGACGAGCCGAACCAGAACGCTCCTGCCGACCACCGTCTTTGGCAGGTGATGTTCGGTCTGGCGTCTCCCTGCCATGTTCCCGACGAAGGAATCGTTCATACCGAAATCTTCTTCGACAGCAGCACCACGACCGCGTTGTGGAAACTGCAAGGCGAGATCGACCGCTGGTTGATTCGCTCCTCGCAGCCTCCTGGTTATGCGTTGATCTTGAAAGACCGTCCAGTTCCATCGGAACCTCGGATTTTTCGACGCGGCAACATCCTCACACAAGGCGACGACGTTCCGCGGCAATTTCTCGCAGTGGTGTCTCCCTCAGACCGCCAGCCATTTCAGGTCGGTAGCGGGCGTCTTGAACTTGCCCAAAACATCATCGACGAGTCCAACCCGCTGACCGCACGCGTGATCGTCAATCGCGTCTGGGCACATCACTTCGGAACCGGTTTGGTCACCACACCCAGCGACTTTGGACTGCGAGCCGAACGTCCATCGCACCCGGAACTGCTGGACTGGCTGGCTCATTGGTTCATCCATGAAGGATGGAGTCTCAAGAAGCTGCACCGTCTCATCGTGACTTCCTCTACCTTCCGTCAATCGTCTCTCGGACCAACCGGTGGAGCTGACCTGCAGCGAGCCATGGAGAGTGATCCAGAGAACCGGTTGCTGTGGCGAATGAATTCGCGGCGTCTGACGTTCGAACAGTTTCGCGATTCAATGCTCACGGCGACCGGTGAAATCGACCTGCAGACCGGTGGTAAACCCGCGGATCTGTTCAAAGCCCCATCCAACGTACGACGCACGTTGTACGGGTTGGTGGATCGCCAGTTCCTGCCCGCGATTCTGCGAGTGTTCGACTTTGCCAACCCTGACTTGCATGTGCCCCGCCGCAGCCAAACCACGGTGCCGCAACAAGCGTTGTTCTTCATGAACCATCCGCTTGTTCTGAAACGATCTCAGGAGCTGGCCTCCGTTTGCGGCGAAGGCGCTGAGCCTCGTCAGGCAATCGAACAAATGTTTCAGCGAGTGCTGCAACGGGCTGCAACCGAAGCAGAGGTGACCGACGCTTTGCAAGTTGCTTCCCAAGCGGCGACGGAAAGCACTCCCGTTCGGCCAACGGTCGCGGACTGGTCGTATGGGCACGGGAAGTATGACGAGGAAGCCCAACGTGTCCAAGACTTCGCATCACTTCCCCACTTCACGGGCCAAACCTGGCAGGGCGGTCCCAGTTGGCCGGACGGCAAACTCGGTTGGGTGAAACTGTCCGCAGTCGGCGGGCACCCCGGCAACACACGCAACACCGCGTGTGTCCGCCGCTGGACGGCACCAGACAAGATGACGGTTCGAATCGAAACTGAACTCCGCCATCAAGTCGCGGCTGGCGATGGCGTGCGTGGCTTCATTGTTAGCTCTGAGCAAGGTCCGCTTGGTGCGGCCAAGGTTCACCAGTCCTCAGCAGCTTTGAATGCCGAGGCAATCAAAGTGCAGAAAGGTGAAACGATTGACTTCGTGGTCGACATCGACTCGGTTTTGAACAGCGATCAATTCCTTTGGAAAGTAACGATCACCGACATGACTGAAGCGGTGACGACCGAGCCCGGAACTGCTTCTGATAGCGAGGCCGCTCACTCGCCCAATCGCGAGACGAAAACCGGGGCCGGCGACGCAATCGTTTGGGATTCGGAAGCTGACTTTCCGACCGACGAAGCAAACCGCCTGACGCCACTGGAGCAGTTGGCTCAGATTCTGTTTTGTTCCAACGAATTTTTGTTTGTGGATTGA